Within Halarchaeum grantii, the genomic segment CTCCCCCCAGCGCTCGCTCGCGCCGTCGCGCGCGTCGTCGATGCGGTCCTCGCGGACGAGGTCGGGGTCTGTGTGCCGGAGGAACGCGGTCTCGAGCGGGCCGGCGTGCCCCATCTCCGAGGAGTGTTCGCCGACGGCGTCGAACCACGTGAAGGGGACGGCGTAGGCGTCGTCGTGGCGCGTGATGGTCGCGGCGACTTCGCCGAGCGCGGGGACGTTCCCGCCGTGGCCGTTGACGAGGACGACGTCCGTCCAGCCGTGGTGGGCGAGCGACGCGACGGTGTCGCGGACGTACGCGCGGAATGTGTCGGGGGCGACCCAGAGCGTGCCGGTGAACTGGCGGTGCTCCTCGGAGACGCCGACGGCGACAGTGGGGGCGACGAGGAGCGACCCCGCGTTCGCGTCGCCGTAGGCGTCGGCGGCGCGCTCGGCGACGGTTTCGGCGGCGATGGCGTCCGTTCCGAGCGGGGCGTGCGGGCCGTGCTGCTCGGTGCTCCCGACCGGGAGGAGGACGGCGTCGACGTCTGCGGCGTCGGCGTCGGTCCACGTGGCGTCGGTGAGGCGCATACGCGACTCGGAGGGACGGACGGACCTTGTAGGCACGGGAGTGGGGGCGTGGAGGCGGACGCGTGTCGTGTCGAGTGGCGGCTGACGGGTTCCCGGACGTATTTTCCGGTTTCTTCGGGGAGCTATCCGGGGACAAATAGGTTAGGTGGCCAGAGAAACTAAGTCGGACTATTCCCTACCGACGAGTGAGCCATGCCGGAGTGTCAGAACTGTGGGTCGTTTGTGACCGACGCGTACTCGCGAGTGTTCACCCCGGACGGACTCAGCGCGCCGCGCGTCTGTCCGAACTGTGAGGACAAGATCCGCGACGGAGCCGAGGTCCGTGAGGCCCGCTCGACCCGGCGCACGTAACGGTCGCACCGAACCAGCCGCCCCTTCTCCGCCCGGCGGGAAGTCACGTCGCTTATAGGCGAGTAGGCCCTGTCGTTGTGTAATGAGTGAGTCGGAGCCACAGGTCACTCGCCTGTTCGGCGGTCCCGGGAGCGGGAAGACGACGGCGCTCCTCGACCGCGTCGAGGAGATTCTCGAAGACGACGACGTCGAGATCAACGACGTGCTCGTCGTCTCCTACACCCGAGCGGCGGCGGCGGAGGTGCGCGAGCGCCTCGCCGAGCGCCTCGACGTGAGCCCGCGTTCGCTGCGCGGGAACGTCAGCACGATGCACGCGAAAGCGTACGAACTCCTGAACCTCTCGCGCGGCGACGTCGTCGGCGAGGACGACAAGGAGGCGTTCTGCGAGGACTACGGCCTCCCCTACGAGGACGAGTACGCGTCGGGGTCGCGGCGCA encodes:
- a CDS encoding DUF7563 family protein, whose product is MPECQNCGSFVTDAYSRVFTPDGLSAPRVCPNCEDKIRDGAEVREARSTRRT
- a CDS encoding creatininase family protein; this encodes MRLTDATWTDADAADVDAVLLPVGSTEQHGPHAPLGTDAIAAETVAERAADAYGDANAGSLLVAPTVAVGVSEEHRQFTGTLWVAPDTFRAYVRDTVASLAHHGWTDVVLVNGHGGNVPALGEVAATITRHDDAYAVPFTWFDAVGEHSSEMGHAGPLETAFLRHTDPDLVREDRIDDARDGASERWGEWVSHANLAHDAAEFSENGVVGDPGDGSAERGAELLSLAAESLCDLVAAVVARENDRPPHK